TTCaacaagaagaaaggaataaCCAAAACAACACTATTTGAATAATTGAGATTATAGATCAAATTCAAATACCAATGTCTCCATGCCAATCTTAACCTCCaattgaagaaagaaagaactatCATGAAGATTCAAGCTCTCATTTTTCTCAATATGCAACATTCTTCTAAAGGAAGATTTCATAACTCAAGTTTACCTTTTCAAGCTCCCAATCCGCACTAATCAAATGGCCATCTTGAACAGAACAAAACGTCCCTCAAGAACTCAATGTCCTCAATGCATACATAATTCTGAAATCTAATTTAGGAAACCCCCactcagagaaaaaaaaaatctaattttagtgCTACGAAGCCGCATCCCTTCAGCATTCTCTTCTTGatacattaaaaatattttttgagagCGCGCACTTCGCTCCTTTTACAGTAATTTCACCTAATCACTTGAATGCAAAATACTTCATTTTTATTCAGAAAGTGTATTCATTTTCTCCCAATTCCCATTCTTAAATCTCTATCTCTACTAGATTTGGAGCCACCATAAACCTATACTCATCCTTTCCACCCATAtcccataaaaataaaataaatggaaCCCATTTGTTTGTAGCATAAGTCATCAAAGATCCAATTGTAGGCACAGTGACTTCCTGACCTCACAAATGTTGCTCTTGTTCTTCTATTACGCATTTAGCCTCTAGTAGTATATATCTAACCATTAACAATAGCAAAATGCATTGGTGGTCATTACCTATAAGCCATTTTGATGCATCCTATATCAGGGTAACACCGCAATCATTTGACGACCATTGAGAAACAAGAAGGCATGATATATAAATAGACTAAGGCTACTTTATACACTAAACAGATCATATTGACATGCAAAGTGATCCATTAAGAaatcatttttttctaaatCTAGAATTTATTTTCCTATTTTTTTAGTTCCACTTGAGAGATCTTATATAGCTAATCCCCATTTTCCAAGTgttctctttctttctagccAACAATTAAGCATACTAAGGATATATAAGGTATGGCCACAATCATTTCCATCaaaatattgaataaataaTCATTTAACTCATCATGATAAGGATTGTACTGTAGgaaggaagatttaaactcAACTTCAGTGTGAGCATTAAAAAAGAACTAGCATAGCATGAAACAGTATTAATGTAAACATTGTTACTTTTCATCCAACAGAGGTTTGCTCAAATTATAATATATGCAAATCAGTAGAAGTCATCACCTTTTCATCAAGTTCATGAATAAAGCTTTCTGTAGGGCTCAGAACTCTGCCAAAAGGAAGGGGAAATTCTATGCTCCCCCACCTGCGCATCGTAACATAACCCAGCATAAACATACAGACAGGATTCCCTCGAATGAACCAACATTGATAAGATGATAATGAAGCCTGTGGCACAAAACCTACTTCTTGAAGTTCTTGAATGCAGCAGTGTCATCAAGCTCTCCTCGCATATCCAACGGATATGGCTCCCCATTTACCAAAGTGAATGGGTTCATCTCGAGAAAAGTGAAATCCAAGTCTGTGATATACACATTAAATCAATTCCATACCAGAAAAGTAAATAAAGAACATGGAAAATGAAAtggcacaagaaaaaaaaaaattcccccTCCAGTTACAAAAATTATAATATACCGAGATTATACACAACCACTTATAAATACAACCTTTTAAAGTTGCTTTGTATAGAATTTCTTAAACTATTTAACAAGCATTAAAGAAGTGTCCCATGTAGATCTTTGTCCCAGCATACCTTGGAAAACAGCAAAAACCCCTTTTATGAAGTCCCTTATTTTTCCTCGTACCTGAGCCAACATTTGTGATAAGAATTACCAGCAGAGGCATAACCAAGTATATCTTCAAATTATAGCACGAAAATCAAGTTAGCTCAACTGTCTAGGAGGAAACAGCTTAAACAAGATTACCCAGTTCAAGCAAATACTGCAAGCAAAATGGATATGTAGAAGAAATGCGCCTCACCTCCAGGGGAAGGGTTGCAATCAGTGGAGCACATGCCTCAGACGTCATAGGCTTCTCGGCAGGGAGAAAGATAGTCTTAACCTTGTCCCAGTTATCTTCAATTTCAATTCCACCACACTCTGAGAAGCTGATGGTGCAACCAAGCCTCTCGGAGACGATCGAGAGATAGTACTCTTGGTCATGGGGAACAAATGGCTCAACTATAAATGTGGTAATCGGGGCCTTGCAGCCACCCATCTCAACCTATATGAAATTAAAATTTGGAATACATGTTGTTCTATTAATAATCACTGAATCAGTAAAGAACTAAAACGCAAACAATGTTAATTACATAATTACCTCCACTCCAAGACGTTCCTTCACAAACTGAGCCACCTGAGCCATATCTAAGTTCAGAGCCAACAAACCGCTCTTCCCTCGCTTCCCGAACAGCATGTCAGGCTTCACAACCAGTTTCATGGATGAAAGCCATGGCTCTTTGTTCACTAACTCAGTGAAGTCCGTCGAATCCGTGACCTTATTTAGCCAACATAAATAATTGAGAAAAAATCACCACTACTTATAAGAGTCGAAGAGCACAAGCTAATCATCCAATCAAATAACcacgaaattaaatccatgcttgaATCAGTGAAGAAAATTAGATCGTTTCTGTTACAACATCAAATCCAAATCATTTACGATCTAAATCTCATCAAATGCTGCAAAACTACACTAATCAACCGTCAAAAGCACATCTTAGTCAGAAAACCGGGATAACAAAATGCACTTCATGATCCAATCCAAAAAGAATCATATTTTTACACTAAAAAACACATGGGTTATTAAAATACCGTATAACAGTCAAATATACATGAAAATAATCACAAATTTGCTCGTTTTTCCATCGGTAAGTACACATGTAGCTAAAAGATCTCTCAGATCTCCACTGAAAAACAAATTTTTGAGCCAATTCTCAATCAATCACCACATGAACCTCCTAGAAAACAAGATCGCGACAGAGATCAGAAGAGCCCACCTGGGCTGAGAAAATCTGGAGGTCGATGGCGGCGAGCCGCTTGAGATGCTCCTTGAGAAGCCGCTTCGAATCGTACTCCCGGATCTTCTTCCTCGCCATCTCCTCCTTCCTTTTTGGAACGCTTCAGAGATCGATCGGAGAGGTCCCCTGGATTCGAGCTTCCAAGGAGTGGTGGCTTCAAAGAGAGGTCGATGGGAGCCGAGGGATATTTAAAggcgagagaggaggagaggtgggCGGGTAGCTGCGATCGCCGCTCAAAGCAAGCAGACTTCCCACCTACCCTTCTCCCAACCCAGCGAACCCTTGGACGGCTTTTCGCCTACCAGTTACTGGACGTCCGCATAAACTTTCGTGCTGGATTCAAGATCTTCCGTCCATGTCAACTTGGGAGAAAATTGAACGATAGATCTTATTATTTACGTATGAAGTTTGTGGGGACGATCTGacgggaggaggaagagggaggagggggtGGATGGGCGGTGAATGCAAGTCGTTTTCGGTCACCCACTCGGGACGCATGGGACCGGGATTACGTTGTCACAAAGCGAGAGAGAAGAGGGTGTTAGCGGGTGTTAGAATGGGTCTTACAAGTAGGTGGATGTAGTAATGGCGGTAGTGGAGTTTGGGGAGCGGAGCCACGTGTGGAAAGTTTGGAAGTGGTTTGGTGGCGTAGCATCCACGGGCCGGCTAACGGCGATGAATGAGAGCGATTAGATGTAGCAATAGTTCGGAATTGGGACCAACGGCCAATGATGCAATAATTCTATGGTGCCTTTTTTTTCAAGGTATTGGTACGAAGCAAATAAACCATGCTTCCCTCAAATGGATCTAAAGGCAATTCAGATACTCGCACCAATCTCGAAGTAACAATAACCCTAGCTAACAAGTTAACGGAAGCCAAAAACATTAATGGAACAGGATGCACTATTCTTGTCCGTGTCCTATCACCCGAGACCAGCCATTTTATTAATTATTggaatctattttattattttctaaaaataagcacaaactGGCCACAAATAAGCAGAAACTTGTATCCCCcgtagaaataaataaaaatatctaaaaaataaaCACTAGCCCTTCTAAGATAAGTATAAACCCTTTAAGATAAATACCTAATCTGTGCTGATAAATAAAAAACAccatagaaataaataaaaactcgACACCTCACCCTAGGTTAGGTCAGGGCTCACTCACGGTAAAAGGCAAAGATTGAGAATAAACACAAAGTTCGGTTGCAGTAGACACAAAGTATGAGTAAACACAAACTAGCTTCGGATAAGCAA
This Phoenix dactylifera cultivar Barhee BC4 unplaced genomic scaffold, palm_55x_up_171113_PBpolish2nd_filt_p 000341F, whole genome shotgun sequence DNA region includes the following protein-coding sequences:
- the LOC120105672 gene encoding ATP-citrate synthase alpha chain protein 2-like isoform X2, which produces MARKKIREYDSKRLLKEHLKRLAAIDLQIFSAQVTDSTDFTELVNKEPWLSSMKLVVKPDMLFGKRGKSGLLALNLDMAQVAQFVKERLGVEVEMGGCKAPITTFIVEPFVPHDQEYYLSIVSERLGCTISFSECGGIEIEDNWDKVKTIFLPAEKPMTSEACAPLIATLPLEVRGKIRDFIKGVFAVFQDLDFTFLEMNPFTLVNGEPYPLDMRGELDDTAAFKNFKKWGSIEFPLPFGRVLSPTESFIHELDEKTSASLKFTVLNPNGRIWTMVAGGGASVIYADTVGDLGYASELGNYAEYSGAPNEDEVLQYARVVLDCATADPDGQKRALLIGGGIANFTDVAATFSGIIRALREKESKLKAARMHIFVRRGGPNYQTGLFKMRVLGDELGIPLEDA
- the LOC120105672 gene encoding ATP-citrate synthase alpha chain protein 2-like isoform X1, producing the protein MARKKIREYDSKRLLKEHLKRLAAIDLQIFSAQVTDSTDFTELVNKEPWLSSMKLVVKPDMLFGKRGKSGLLALNLDMAQVAQFVKERLGVEVEMGGCKAPITTFIVEPFVPHDQEYYLSIVSERLGCTISFSECGGIEIEDNWDKVKTIFLPAEKPMTSEACAPLIATLPLEVRGKIRDFIKGVFAVFQDLDFTFLEMNPFTLVNGEPYPLDMRGELDDTAAFKNFKKWGSIEFPLPFGRVLSPTESFIHELDEKTSASLKFTVLNPNGRIWTMVAGGGASVIYADTVGDLGYASELGNYAEYSGAPNEDEVLQYARVVLDCATADPDGQKRALLIGGGIANFTDVAATFSGIIRALREKESKLKAARMHIFVRRGGPNYQTGLFKMRVLGDELGIPLEVYGPEATMTGICKQAIDCIMSAA